In Oncorhynchus tshawytscha isolate Ot180627B linkage group LG08, Otsh_v2.0, whole genome shotgun sequence, the genomic window CCCTCCCTCACATCCATTTGTTTGGCATTGTAAAGTTGTAAAAAAAGCCttttttccttatttttttttacattcatttaAAGATGCGTTGATTGGTAAAATTCAAGTCATTAGTATCCATCCAGCCATGACTAATATTCCCTTGTGGTATCTGCCTTTAGCCATAGTTCAGAGTTCAGGCAGAAGTTCAAAGACTAGCATTATTATGTTTCTGCTGTAATCCAGTCAAAACAAGATGACTAAGATAAAAGAGAATGCAATAACAAATAGCACTCTAACACCAGTTTAAATTCACATCTTCACTTTCTTTTcatacacactttctctctctctctctctgaaatccTGAAGACGCACCTGAGCACAGAGTTTTTTAGCATCAATGGCAACTGTTGCGAAGCATATGCCCCTGAAACACTTTTAATGTATATCTGATAGGCAGTTTTGGTTGAAAAAAAATTAGCATGTAACAATTAGGGGTCGCTGGGAATTACAAATTTGCGTGGATGTCCTCATGTCGCAGCACTTTGTAGGTAATCCAGTAGAAAATGTTGAAGAAGAGGAAGCTCAGAGGGAAGACTGCGCGGGATATCGTGTCGATGCGCTTGGCCCGGTCCACGAAGCGCTTGCGGACTGCCTCTCCATCATACATGGTGGACACCGGCGGGTTGAAGATTGTGGCCCCTCCCACCGCCGTTCCGTCCTTGGTCTGCAGGCAGTGACCCAGTCCGTAGCCGCGGAAGTAAAACCCACGGCTGTCTCTCACCAGTTCCTCTTCCTGGGGAATGAAGCAAAAAGAAAGCACAAATTGGCTCTTCACTGTCAACTGGCATTAACTCATATTTCTTCCCAGTGGGTAATTCTCAGATGCAGGCAAAAGGGCAACAGGGTGAGGACATTACTTACTCAACTTAAAATGAAAAACACCAAGCATGTCTGGACTTAAATTGCAACTGCCCCTAAAaacaacttctcatttagaaAACAGCCGGgttgtggcatcgatatgagtcctAATCATGTATTCTACTGTCAAAGTTTACTACAAAGtgtaattttggtcataaagtcagtctcgtccaaaacCGAGTTTTGTGAGAAATCACAACCTAAGTgaagttgtattttttttcaaTCCTGCCCACATGCCAACAGCTTGGCAGCTGCATGCGACCCAATCGTATTGCCCGTGGTAAATTTGCATTGACTTTGGATATCCCTGTGGGGCTTGTTAGGGACCGTTgttaaattacacaatgtaatttgtaaaaaaaaagatatattttagcagatgctcttatccagagcgacttacagttagcgCATTTATCTTAAGATCTTAAGCTATGTGAGTCAACCACATATTACAGTCGTAGAAAGAACAGttttgactgggctgagcgggagctgaccTCCCGTAGGGTCAGGATGCCCaacagaccagaggtggcagacgCAAGCACCTGGGCAAGcatcatggtcttgtagtggatgcgagcttcgactggaagtcagtggagtgtgcggaggagtggGGTGGcatgagagaacttgggaaggttgaacaccaggttgGCTGCTGCGTTCTGGATAAATTCcagggtttgatggcacaagcggggagcccagccaacagagccagctgcagtagtccagacgggaggtgacaagtgcctggattaggaggTGTGCCGTTTCTTGTGTGAGGAAACGTTGTACTCCACGGATATTGTAGATCATGAACCTGAGTTGTCCACcttgatggagaggtcttggagtgGACAGGCCTTACCCGGAAGGAAGTGCAGCTTTGTCTTGTTGAGGGTTAAGCTACATGGGACAATACGTTAAAATTGGCTCCACATCTCAATGACttaaaaacctcaaaccaactataaatAGTAGAAATtaatatacaaatattgaaaccatttcatgagaaaactaaaaggtGTACAATATGTctcatttacattgtgtaatttattgacggTTCCTAACTAGCCCCGGAGATAGGATATCCAAAGTCCAACTAATTTTGCCAGCCGGGTGAAGCTAATTGGCAAAATAATTTGTCTAACTCTTCCCACCTGCGAACACACAAGAGAcatccacatcaaaccacaccctgaAACCAACACCTATTTCAATTAAATCATAGCCACTAGTGTTTCTTAACGATACTTAATGATACTGGAGAGGAACAGTATCATTAACGTGAAAGGGCCATTTTAATTACCAAAGTAAAAACCTCCATTTCTCTTTGTAGGCTAAGGACACAgactttaaaaaaatctaaacttCTAAAATAATAGACCTATCAAGGTGCCGGAGTGAAAAGTCAGGGTCCCGAAAAAAACTCACAATGGGCATTACCAATGATGGATGGCGGGGCACTCTTTCCATGCAGAGTGAGATGCCATATTCCCTATCTTTGTGGAGAATATTAATAGACATGTAGCTTAAGGTTGACAGTCCTCTCACACCTTGAGAGATGCGCTTTGGCAGGGAAAGGTGGAATGTGGGATCTAAATTGGGTTATTAGTAGTCAGTGTTAAGGCAGTGAGTGAATTGACCCCCCCGGGTGTCTTTCTCCCTGACCCTTGGCAGGTcttttttttgtgttacagcctgaattgaaaatggattaaatttggattttgttttgtcactggcctatacatattacctcataaTATCAAAATGGAATGATGTTTTTCGAAATGTTCGCAAATGAAttcaaaattaaaagctgaaatgtcttcagtcaaaaAGTATTCAACTGATTTGTTATGGCACGCCTAcatgagtaaacatttgcttaacaagtcacataatataagttgaatggactcactatatgtgcaataatagtatttaacattatttttaatgactacctcacaAACAATTGTTTATAAAGGTCCCTCAGGCGAGCAGtgtatttcaaacacagattcaaccacaaagaccagggaggttttccaatgcatcacaaataagggcacctattagtagatggataaaaaataaataaacagacattgaatatcccttttgattatggtgaagttattaattacacttttgatGGTTTATCAATAAACCCAGTAAAATCCAGTACAACACATTACCAAGAagaaagtgaatgttcctgactgtccgagttacagttttgacttaaatctacttggaaatcaatggcaagacctgaaaatggttgtctagcaatgatcaacaaccgtTTTTTCCTACAGAGTtatgaatacttatttaaatgagatatttcagtattttattTTCAGTGAATTTGATCAAATTAGTTTTCACTATGTCATTGGGTGagaatgtattttaaaaaaatcaattttgaattcaggctgtaacacaacaatatgtggaatatgtcaaggggtatggatactttctgaaggcacatttTTTACTCAATAAAAAAGATCTCCAAGTACTAAGCGATCAGTACATGCCAACACCCTCAGAGCAGAGGATGTCCTGTGTCATGTCTTTGTGCTTTCTTGAGAAGACAGCGAAGGTGAACCCCCCCCCGAAGAGTACCCACCTGGAGCCGATGACACAGAATTACATCAGACTTTAATTTAATGTTTAGAATTAGGATGGCGTAAAGGGCAGGAGCAGACCGGGGGGTCAAAAGGGGCTTGTTTCAGTGCAAAACTTGCACTTGGTGGGGCAGGGGTAGAACATATTCGCTTTGGGGATCAGATGTGGTGGAAGACATTCGGTTTTGGGGTTCAACAGATTCAGTTTGAGTGGACAGAGGTGATGGAACATTCACTTTGGGGTCAGAGGTGATACAGGGGTCAGTTTTACCCTGGCATAGGCCCTGCAGTGCTGATTCAGGTTTCCGTGGTAGCTGGTGCTGATGGTGTTGTTGCCAGGCAGGTCGTTCACTTTCCTCTCTGACTCTACACTCGGCGGTTGATTGGCCAAGGCCATGTCCTCCGCAGAGAAAGGAGCAATACATAGATTGGAAAAATGTCATTTGAAACCATGCTATTCTCTCTTTTAATACCAATTAGAAATGACCTGCACATTGGATTGTGTACTTTTTTTCTCAGCTTTTGTCTATAATACAAGGGTCCTGAAAGAATGATGTGCTCAGGTGCTGCAAAACTTAATTCCTAAGAAATGCTAATCTAATAATTTTGCTGAGTGCAGGAAATGCTATATGCTTCATTCCAAATTAAGCAAAAGTACATTACTTTCTTTG contains:
- the LOC112256390 gene encoding glycine receptor subunit alpha-4, which encodes MAVCLLFVFAALLEYAAVNFVSRQHKEFIRLRKKRRRQRIEEELVRDSRGFYFRGYGLGHCLQTKDGTAVGGATIFNPPVSTMYDGEAVRKRFVDRAKRIDTISRAVFPLSFLFFNIFYWITYKVLRHEDIHANL